From the genome of Fundulus heteroclitus isolate FHET01 unplaced genomic scaffold, MU-UCD_Fhet_4.1 scaffold_135, whole genome shotgun sequence, one region includes:
- the qtrt1 gene encoding queuine tRNA-ribosyltransferase catalytic subunit 1, translating into MAATINSEADGNIKESSMSFKKALTAVQPLSLRIVAECPVTKARACDLTLPHCTVSTPVFMPVGTQGTLKGITVDQLEVLGCQICLGNTYHLGMRPGPELIEKANGLHGFMNWKRNLLTDSGGFQMVSLVELSEVTEEGVKFKSPYDGKEILLSPEKSISIQNSLGSDIMMQLDDVVSSTVRGPRVEEAMHRSIRWLDRCIAANKHPDRQNLFAIIQGGLDAELRKACLDEMTQRDVPGFAIGGLSGGEEKDDFWRMVTLSTDHLPREKPRYLMGVGYAVDLVVCVALGCDMFDCVFPTRTARFGSALVPWGSLQVKQKQFAKDFQPIDPDCQCPTCKRHSRAYLHALFKSDTAAMHHVTIHNIAYQLTLMRSVRQSIVEGRFPEFIRTFMKRLFPSRDQYPSWAVEALASVNVTLE; encoded by the exons ATGGCTGCCACCATAAACTCAGAAGCAGATGGGAATATCAAAGAAAGCAGCATGTCTTTTAAGAAAGCTTTAACAGCAGTCCAGCCCCTCTCTCTGAGGATTGTTGCCGAATGTCCTGTGACCAAAGCCAGAGCTTGTGATCTGACGCTGCCTCACTGCACCGTCAGCACGCCGGTTTTTATGCCTGTTGGCACGCAGGGAACCCTGAAGGGGATCACTGTGGATCAGCTGGAGGTTCTCGGTTGTCAGATTTGTCTGGGAAACACATACCACCTGGGCATGAGGCCG GGACCTGAGCTGATAGAGAAGGCAAACGGTTTACATGGGTTCATGaactggaagagaaatcttctAACT GACAGCGGAGGATTTCAGATGGTGTCTCTTGTTGAACTCTCAGAAGTCACAGAGGAAGGAGTCAAATTCAAGTCGCCGTATGATGGCAAAGAGATCTTATTGAGTCCGGAGAAGTCCATCAGCATACAGAACAGTCTGG GGTCGGACATCATGATGCAGCTGGACGACGTGGTCAGCAGTACTGTGAGGGGACCGCGGGTGGAGGAAGCCATGCATAGATCCATTCGTTGGCTGGACCGCTGTATAGCCGCTAATAAACATCCAGACAGACAGAACCTTTTTGCCATCATCCAGGGAGGATTAGACGCAGAGCTGCGCAAGGCCTGTCTGGACG AAATGACTCAACGGGACGTCCCTGGTTTTGCCATTGGCGGCTTGAGTGGAGGAGAGGAGAAGGACGACTTCTGGCGGATGGTCACACTGAGCACTGACCACCTGCCACGAGAAAAGCCTCGCTACCTGATGGGCGTTGG GTATGCTGTGGACCTGGTGGTGTGTGTGGCTTTGGGATGCGACATGTTTGACTGCGTCTTCCCGACCCGCACCGCG AGATTTGGTTCCGCCTTGGTGCCTTGGGGGTCTCTTCAGGTGAAGCAGAAGCAGTTTGCCAAAGACTTTCAGCCCATAGACCCTGACTGCCAGTGTCCCACCTGCAAGAG acacagtCGGGCTTACCTGCATGCCTTGTTTAAGAGTGACACTGCCGCCATGCATCACGTCACCATTCACAACATTGCCTACCAG CTCACCCTGATGCGTTCTGTGAGGCAGAGCATCGTGGAAGGCCGCTTCCCCGAGTTCATACGGACATTCATGAAGCGACTGTTTCCTTCCCGGGATCAGTACCCCAGCTGGGCGGTGGAGGCTTTAGCTTCTGTCAATGTGACTTTGGAATAG